A section of the Streptomyces sp. V3I8 genome encodes:
- a CDS encoding ABC transporter ATP-binding protein, with the protein MGGPGLAVHELSVGYGPVRALRQVSLEVPEGAVVTVLGGNGAGKSTLLRAICRTLSFHGGAVTGGTVSLDGRRIDGVPPDRVVAAGISQIPEGRRVFARMTVADNLRAGSLGATGSRADRAAALRRVHELFPVLADRAQQRAGLLSGGEQQMLAVGRALMAAPRMLLLDEPSLGLAPLMAERIAETVREISTQGTSILLVEQNAALALRLASHAYVLEVGEVTLSGPADELAASDEVRRRYLGVVDEDAAADAERARASHPALTRWKG; encoded by the coding sequence ATGGGTGGTCCAGGGCTGGCCGTACACGAACTGTCGGTCGGATACGGTCCCGTACGAGCACTGCGCCAGGTGTCCCTGGAGGTGCCGGAGGGAGCCGTGGTCACGGTCCTCGGCGGCAACGGCGCGGGCAAGTCGACCCTGCTCCGGGCGATCTGCCGGACCCTGTCCTTCCACGGCGGCGCGGTCACCGGCGGCACGGTGAGCCTGGACGGCCGCCGGATCGACGGCGTGCCGCCGGACCGGGTGGTCGCCGCCGGGATCTCCCAGATCCCGGAAGGACGGCGGGTGTTCGCCCGGATGACCGTCGCGGACAACCTGCGGGCCGGGTCGCTCGGCGCCACCGGGAGCCGCGCGGACCGGGCCGCCGCCCTGCGCCGCGTCCACGAACTGTTCCCCGTCCTCGCCGACCGCGCCCAGCAGCGCGCCGGCCTCCTGTCGGGCGGCGAGCAGCAGATGCTCGCGGTCGGCCGCGCCCTGATGGCCGCTCCGAGGATGCTGCTCCTCGACGAACCGTCGCTGGGGCTCGCCCCGTTGATGGCCGAGCGGATCGCCGAGACGGTCCGGGAGATCAGCACCCAGGGCACCTCGATCCTGCTCGTCGAGCAGAACGCCGCCCTCGCCCTGCGCCTCGCCTCCCACGCCTACGTCCTGGAGGTCGGCGAGGTCACCCTGTCCGGCCCGGCGGACGAACTCGCCGCCTCCGACGAGGTGCGCCGCCGCTATCTGGGCGTGGTCGACGAGGACGCGGCGGCCGACGCCGAGCGGGCCCGCGCCTCGCACCCGGCGCTGACCCGATGGAAGGGGTGA
- a CDS encoding branched-chain amino acid ABC transporter permease, translating to MSEASVSEASVPEAPVSEAPARRPARFAVRRRTYGWAAGGLLLLLLPFYLDRFWLQAGLFAMAAAIGAIGLNLLTGSTGQLSMGHAFFLAVGAYGYCVFAADSGDGLTGLGLPTWLAAVLAVLVAGLAGGLFSPIAGRLRGAYLGIATLALIFIGQHVLFNARDLTGGFNGRDVPPLSLFGLTFDDTELLVADVPFGSAEKLWYAGLVLLCGCGLFARGVLRGRPGRAMNAIRDHRIAAGVIGVPVARYRAAVFVLSSMYAGLAGVLLALVFQRTVPDYFGITLSLEYLAMIVIGGLGSVSGAVVGAVFVSLLPQLLTRYSDALPLVSAPGTGGIAPGEASRYLYGAAVVAVVLFLPGGLVRVAAGRRFRTDPGEER from the coding sequence GTGTCTGAAGCGTCGGTCTCCGAGGCGTCCGTGCCTGAAGCACCCGTGTCCGAAGCCCCCGCCCGCCGCCCCGCGCGGTTCGCCGTCCGCAGGCGTACGTACGGGTGGGCCGCCGGCGGCCTCCTGCTGCTCCTCCTGCCCTTCTACCTGGACCGGTTCTGGCTCCAGGCGGGCCTGTTCGCGATGGCCGCGGCGATCGGCGCGATCGGGCTCAACCTGCTCACCGGCTCCACCGGCCAGCTCTCCATGGGGCACGCCTTCTTCCTCGCGGTCGGCGCGTACGGCTACTGCGTGTTCGCCGCGGACAGCGGTGACGGGCTGACCGGCCTCGGCCTGCCGACCTGGCTCGCGGCCGTCCTCGCCGTCCTGGTCGCGGGCCTGGCGGGCGGCCTCTTCAGCCCCATCGCGGGACGTCTGCGCGGCGCCTACCTGGGTATCGCCACCCTCGCGCTGATCTTCATCGGGCAGCACGTGCTGTTCAACGCGCGGGACCTCACCGGCGGCTTCAACGGGCGCGACGTACCGCCCCTGAGCCTGTTCGGGCTGACCTTCGACGACACCGAGCTCCTCGTCGCCGACGTCCCCTTCGGCTCCGCGGAGAAGCTCTGGTACGCGGGACTCGTCCTGCTCTGCGGCTGCGGGCTCTTCGCCCGCGGGGTGCTGCGCGGGCGTCCCGGCCGCGCGATGAACGCGATCCGCGACCACCGCATCGCGGCCGGTGTCATCGGTGTCCCGGTGGCCCGCTACCGGGCCGCCGTCTTCGTCCTGTCCTCGATGTACGCGGGCCTCGCGGGCGTCCTGCTCGCCCTGGTCTTCCAGCGGACGGTGCCGGACTACTTCGGCATCACGCTGTCGCTCGAGTACCTCGCCATGATCGTCATCGGCGGGCTCGGCTCGGTCTCGGGGGCGGTGGTCGGGGCGGTCTTCGTCTCCCTGCTGCCGCAGCTGCTGACCCGCTACAGCGACGCGCTGCCCCTGGTCTCCGCCCCGGGTACGGGCGGGATCGCACCGGGCGAGGCATCCCGGTACCTCTATGGCGCCGCCGTTGTCGCGGTGGTGCTCTTCCTGCCCGGCGGCCTGGTCAGGGTGGCCGCCGGGCGACGCTTCAGGACCGATCCAGGGGAGGAACGATGA
- a CDS encoding MaoC family dehydratase: MQFGRTYEEFEVGAVYKHWPGKTVTEYDDHLFCLLTMNHHPLHLDANYAENTTDFGKNVVVGNYIYSLLLGMSVPDVSGKAIANLEIESLRHVAPTFHGDTLYGETTVLDKTPSRSKDDRGIVHVETRGYKQDGTLVCVFRRKVMVPTETYIKERGGEQPGRPQLKEQEK; encoded by the coding sequence ATGCAGTTCGGACGCACCTACGAGGAGTTCGAGGTCGGCGCGGTCTACAAGCACTGGCCCGGGAAGACCGTCACGGAGTACGACGACCACCTCTTCTGTCTCCTGACCATGAACCACCACCCGCTCCACCTGGACGCCAACTACGCCGAGAACACCACCGACTTCGGCAAGAACGTGGTGGTCGGGAACTACATCTACTCCCTGCTGCTCGGCATGTCCGTCCCCGACGTGTCGGGCAAGGCGATCGCCAACCTGGAGATCGAGTCGCTCAGGCACGTCGCGCCGACCTTCCACGGCGACACGCTCTACGGCGAGACCACGGTCCTCGACAAGACGCCCTCCCGGTCGAAGGACGACCGCGGGATCGTGCACGTCGAGACCAGGGGTTACAAGCAGGACGGCACGCTGGTCTGCGTGTTCCGCCGCAAGGTGATGGTGCCGACCGAGACGTACATCAAGGAGCGCGGCGGCGAACAGCCCGGCCGGCCCCAGCTCAAGGAGCAGGAGAAGTAG
- the ccrA gene encoding crotonyl-CoA carboxylase/reductase — protein MKEILDAIQSRTATSADFAALPLPESYRAVTVHKDETEMFAGLTTRDKDPRKSIHLDDVPVPELGPGEALVAVMASSVNYNSVWTSIFEPVSTFSFLERYGRLSELTKRHDLPYHIIGSDLAGVVLRTGPGVNAWHPGDEVVAHCLSVELESSDGHNDTMLDPEQRIWGFETNFGGLAEIALVKSNQLMPKPDHLSWEEAAAPGLVNSTAYRQLVSRNGAGMKQGDNVLIWGASGGLGSYATQFALAGGANPICVVSSPQKADICRAMGAEAIIDRTAEDYRFWKDEHHQDPKEWKRFGKRIRELTGGEDVDIVFEHPGRETFGASVYVTRKGGTIVTCASTSGYNHEYDNRYLWMSLKRIIGSHFANYREAWEANRLIAKGKIHPTLSKVYSLEETGQAAFDVHRNLHQGKVGVLALAPAEGLGVRDPEKRARHVDAINRFRNV, from the coding sequence GTGAAGGAAATCCTGGACGCGATCCAGTCGCGGACGGCCACGTCCGCCGACTTCGCCGCCCTGCCGCTCCCCGAGTCCTACCGCGCGGTCACCGTGCACAAGGACGAGACGGAGATGTTCGCCGGGCTCACCACCCGCGACAAGGACCCCCGCAAGTCCATCCACCTGGACGACGTGCCGGTGCCGGAGCTCGGCCCCGGCGAGGCCCTGGTGGCCGTGATGGCCTCCTCGGTCAACTACAACTCGGTGTGGACCTCGATCTTCGAGCCGGTGTCCACCTTCAGCTTCCTGGAGCGCTACGGCAGGCTCAGCGAGCTGACCAAGCGCCACGACCTGCCGTACCACATCATCGGTTCGGACCTCGCGGGCGTCGTGCTGCGCACCGGCCCTGGCGTGAACGCCTGGCATCCCGGTGACGAGGTCGTCGCGCACTGCCTGTCCGTCGAGCTGGAGTCCAGCGACGGGCACAACGACACCATGCTCGACCCCGAGCAGCGCATCTGGGGCTTCGAGACCAACTTCGGCGGGCTCGCCGAGATCGCGCTCGTCAAGTCCAACCAGCTGATGCCGAAGCCGGACCACCTGTCGTGGGAGGAGGCCGCCGCACCGGGGCTCGTGAACTCCACGGCCTACCGGCAGCTGGTCTCGCGCAACGGCGCCGGCATGAAGCAGGGCGACAACGTCCTGATCTGGGGCGCGAGCGGCGGCCTCGGCTCGTACGCCACCCAGTTCGCGCTGGCCGGCGGCGCCAACCCCATCTGCGTGGTGAGCAGCCCGCAGAAGGCGGACATCTGCCGGGCGATGGGCGCCGAGGCGATCATCGACCGCACCGCCGAGGACTACCGGTTCTGGAAGGACGAGCACCACCAGGACCCGAAGGAGTGGAAGCGCTTCGGCAAGCGCATCCGTGAGCTCACCGGCGGCGAGGACGTCGACATCGTCTTCGAGCACCCGGGCCGCGAGACCTTCGGCGCCTCCGTCTACGTCACCCGCAAGGGCGGCACGATCGTCACCTGCGCCTCCACCTCGGGCTACAACCACGAGTACGACAACCGCTACCTGTGGATGTCCCTGAAGCGGATCATCGGCTCGCACTTCGCCAACTACCGCGAGGCCTGGGAGGCCAACCGGCTGATCGCGAAGGGCAAGATCCACCCGACGCTCTCCAAGGTGTACTCGCTGGAGGAGACCGGGCAGGCCGCCTTCGACGTGCACCGCAACCTCCACCAGGGCAAGGTCGGCGTCCTGGCGCTGGCGCCCGCCGAGGGCCTCGGCGTGCGCGACCCGGAGAAGCGCGCCCGGCACGTCGACGCCATCAACCGCTTCCGGAACGTCTGA
- a CDS encoding ABC transporter ATP-binding protein: MTNDAPPQPTSPGTGTGNGTGTGFGSGTDTGTGHDAGVPPLHVRDLTVRFAGLTALDAIGFTVRPGTVHALIGPNGAGKSTCFNVLSGVYRATAGSVRFGEHELTGMPPHRIAGLGVARIFQNLALPPLATVEDSLLLGRHRLTRSGFLSAGLRLPAAAREERRHRERVREIAEFVGISSCLGRPAGSLPYGQQKLAELARALCMEPRLLLLDEPVAGMTADERTRTAAVIAGVRDSLGISIVLVEHDMGVVMRLADAVTVLDFGRRIADGAPADVQNDPAVVRAYLGERPDEEEATS, translated from the coding sequence ATGACGAACGACGCGCCACCACAGCCCACTTCACCAGGCACAGGCACCGGAAACGGCACAGGCACCGGTTTCGGCTCCGGCACCGATACCGGCACCGGCCACGATGCGGGCGTACCGCCGCTGCACGTACGGGACCTGACCGTGCGCTTCGCCGGCCTGACCGCCCTGGACGCCATCGGTTTCACCGTGCGCCCGGGCACCGTCCACGCCCTCATCGGACCGAACGGCGCCGGGAAGTCCACCTGCTTCAACGTCCTGTCCGGCGTCTACCGCGCCACCGCCGGCAGCGTCCGCTTCGGCGAGCACGAACTGACCGGGATGCCTCCGCACCGCATCGCCGGCCTGGGCGTCGCCCGCATCTTCCAGAACCTCGCCCTGCCACCGCTCGCCACGGTCGAGGACAGCCTCCTGCTGGGCCGCCACCGGCTGACCCGCAGCGGCTTCCTCTCCGCCGGCCTGAGGCTCCCCGCAGCGGCCCGTGAGGAGCGCCGTCACCGTGAACGCGTCCGTGAGATCGCCGAGTTCGTCGGCATCTCGTCCTGCCTCGGCCGGCCGGCCGGCTCCCTCCCGTACGGGCAGCAGAAACTCGCCGAACTCGCCCGCGCCCTGTGCATGGAGCCCCGCCTGCTTCTCCTGGACGAACCGGTGGCCGGCATGACCGCCGACGAGCGGACCCGTACCGCGGCCGTGATCGCGGGCGTCCGCGACAGCCTCGGCATCTCGATCGTCCTGGTGGAACACGACATGGGGGTGGTGATGCGGCTCGCCGACGCGGTGACCGTACTCGACTTCGGGCGCCGCATCGCGGACGGCGCCCCCGCCGACGTGCAGAACGACCCGGCGGTCGTCCGCGCCTACCTCGGGGAACGCCCCGACGAGGAGGAGGCCACGTCATGA
- a CDS encoding phosphatidylserine decarboxylase, protein MPHSQTSAPRDSRAGVRLARGASPWLFPTVATAALSLVRARKSGAAKAVAVPATALAAGMLWFFRDPEREITQGRVISPADGVVQSIMPWKDGRTRVAIFMSPLNVHVNRAPLSGTVTSVEHIPGGFVPAFNKESENNERVVWHFDTELGDIEMIQIAGAVARRIVPYVPRGTKVEQGERIGLIRFGSRVDIYLPEGVEVDVEVGQKTVAGVTRIDRD, encoded by the coding sequence ATGCCCCACAGCCAAACCTCTGCACCACGCGACAGCCGGGCCGGCGTACGTCTTGCGCGCGGAGCATCGCCGTGGCTCTTCCCGACCGTCGCCACCGCAGCCCTCAGCCTGGTACGCGCGCGCAAGTCCGGCGCCGCCAAGGCAGTGGCCGTGCCCGCCACCGCTCTGGCGGCAGGCATGCTGTGGTTCTTCCGCGACCCCGAGCGCGAGATCACCCAGGGCCGGGTCATCTCGCCCGCCGACGGCGTGGTGCAGAGCATCATGCCGTGGAAGGACGGGCGCACCCGCGTCGCGATCTTCATGAGCCCGCTGAACGTCCACGTCAACCGCGCGCCCCTCTCCGGCACGGTGACGTCGGTCGAGCACATCCCCGGCGGGTTCGTTCCGGCGTTCAACAAGGAGAGCGAGAACAACGAGCGCGTCGTCTGGCACTTCGACACCGAGCTCGGTGACATCGAGATGATCCAGATCGCCGGTGCGGTCGCGCGGCGCATCGTGCCGTACGTCCCACGGGGCACGAAGGTCGAGCAGGGCGAGCGGATCGGGTTGATCCGTTTCGGGTCGCGCGTCGACATCTACCTGCCCGAGGGCGTGGAGGTCGACGTGGAGGTCGGTCAGAAGACCGTGGCTGGGGTGACTCGCATTGACCGTGACTGA
- a CDS encoding acyl-CoA dehydrogenase family protein has protein sequence MARLAQTAGLTDIQREILSTVRDFVDKEILPVATELEHRDEYPQAIVDGLKELGLFGLMIPEEYGGLGESLLTYALCVEEIARGWMSVSGIINTHFIVAYLLKQHGTQEQREYFLPRMAAGEVRGAFSMSEPALGSDVSAITSRAVKDGDGYVLNGQKMWLTNGGTSTLVAVLVKSDEGHTPEEVAAAPHRSMTTFLVEKEPGFGEVRPGLTIPGKIDKMGYKGVDTTEMIMDGLRVPADRVLGGTTGRGFYQMMDGVEVGRVNVAARGCGVAQRAFELGVSYAQQRHTFGRPIAQHQAIQFKLAEMATKVEAAHAMMVNAARKKDSGERNDLEAGMAKYLASEYCKEVVEDAFRIHGGYGFSKEYEIERLYREAPMLLIGEGTAEIQKMIIGRRLLEEYRLQG, from the coding sequence ATGGCGCGACTCGCCCAGACCGCCGGTCTCACCGACATCCAGCGGGAGATCCTGTCGACCGTACGGGACTTCGTGGACAAGGAGATCCTCCCGGTCGCGACCGAGCTGGAGCACCGCGACGAGTACCCGCAGGCGATCGTCGACGGACTCAAGGAGTTGGGCCTCTTCGGCCTGATGATCCCCGAGGAGTACGGGGGCCTCGGCGAGTCGCTCCTCACCTACGCGCTGTGCGTGGAGGAGATCGCGCGCGGCTGGATGTCGGTGTCCGGCATCATCAACACCCACTTCATCGTGGCCTACCTGCTCAAGCAGCACGGCACGCAGGAGCAGCGGGAGTACTTCCTGCCGCGCATGGCGGCGGGCGAGGTGCGCGGCGCGTTCTCCATGTCCGAGCCGGCGCTGGGCTCCGACGTGTCGGCCATCACCTCCAGGGCGGTGAAGGACGGCGACGGATATGTCCTGAACGGGCAGAAGATGTGGCTCACGAACGGCGGTACGTCGACGCTCGTGGCCGTTCTCGTGAAGAGTGACGAAGGCCATACCCCTGAAGAGGTGGCCGCCGCGCCCCACCGGTCGATGACGACCTTCCTGGTGGAGAAGGAGCCCGGCTTCGGTGAGGTCCGCCCCGGCCTGACCATCCCGGGGAAGATCGACAAGATGGGCTACAAGGGCGTCGACACCACCGAGATGATCATGGACGGTCTGCGCGTTCCGGCCGACCGGGTGCTCGGCGGCACCACCGGCCGGGGCTTTTACCAGATGATGGACGGCGTCGAGGTCGGCCGGGTGAATGTGGCCGCGCGCGGCTGCGGGGTCGCCCAGCGCGCCTTTGAGCTGGGCGTTTCCTATGCCCAGCAGCGTCACACCTTCGGCAGGCCCATCGCCCAGCACCAGGCGATCCAGTTCAAGCTGGCCGAGATGGCTACCAAGGTCGAGGCCGCCCATGCGATGATGGTCAACGCGGCACGCAAAAAGGACTCCGGGGAGCGAAACGACCTCGAGGCAGGGATGGCGAAGTACCTCGCCTCCGAGTACTGCAAAGAGGTCGTGGAGGACGCCTTCCGGATCCACGGCGGCTACGGCTTCTCGAAGGAGTACGAGATCGAGCGCCTCTACCGGGAGGCCCCGATGCTGCTGATCGGCGAAGGTACCGCCGAGATCCAGAAAATGATCATCGGCCGCAGGCTGCTCGAGGAGTATCGGCTGCAGGGCTGA
- the pssA gene encoding CDP-diacylglycerol--serine O-phosphatidyltransferase, translating to MPEADDVDDEEEMPLSLRLSIADTLTLGNATCGFMAVYFTTTGILIPHLTGSQETGMARHSAATAVILMLCAAVFDLFDGLVARKLRSSPMGAELDNLSDLISFGLAPAYFVLVYGMVADDAHQRVAAVGGIVVLLAVVLRLARFSCVTVKDGTFQGMPSPFGALTVVSIVLLELPFVATLMAIIGTAWLMVSRVEYPKPRGRLAGAMLSWIVLSMALLAAWAFDAPGGQLLLQTGCALQLVMGAVIPLFATARRVNNFRGNRREARAAQLP from the coding sequence GTGCCGGAGGCCGACGACGTGGACGACGAGGAGGAGATGCCCCTCTCCCTCCGCCTCTCGATAGCGGACACGCTCACGCTCGGTAACGCCACGTGCGGCTTCATGGCGGTGTACTTCACCACCACCGGCATCCTCATCCCGCACCTCACGGGCAGCCAGGAGACCGGCATGGCGCGGCACAGCGCCGCGACCGCCGTGATCCTGATGCTGTGCGCCGCGGTCTTCGACCTGTTCGACGGCCTGGTCGCCCGCAAACTGCGCTCCTCCCCCATGGGCGCGGAGCTGGACAACCTCTCCGACCTGATCAGCTTCGGTCTGGCACCGGCGTACTTCGTCCTCGTGTACGGCATGGTCGCCGACGACGCGCACCAGCGGGTGGCGGCGGTCGGGGGCATCGTGGTCCTGCTGGCCGTCGTGCTGCGCCTCGCGAGATTCTCGTGCGTCACCGTCAAGGACGGCACCTTCCAGGGCATGCCCTCGCCGTTCGGCGCGCTGACGGTCGTGTCGATCGTGCTGCTCGAGCTGCCGTTCGTCGCCACGCTCATGGCGATCATCGGTACGGCGTGGCTCATGGTCAGCCGGGTCGAGTACCCGAAGCCGCGCGGGCGCCTCGCCGGGGCGATGCTCTCCTGGATCGTGCTGAGCATGGCGCTGCTGGCCGCGTGGGCGTTCGACGCGCCCGGCGGGCAGCTGCTGCTCCAGACCGGCTGTGCGCTTCAGCTGGTGATGGGGGCCGTCATCCCCCTCTTCGCCACGGCTCGCAGGGTCAACAATTTTCGCGGCAACCGGCGGGAAGCGCGGGCTGCGCAGCTGCCGTAG
- a CDS encoding branched-chain amino acid ABC transporter permease, whose protein sequence is MSTFVELLLNGISMGSVYALIALGFVVIFRATEVVNFAHASLLLAGGYFTATLHDDIGFWPALLVGIAGAAVVGAAVEFLVMRRYRGHDHSVLAIVTIGVDILLTTELTRRIGTDVLPLGDPWGDSVLTVGPISLAHTRIAAFVTAGLLITVFLLAFRYTSWGVAMRAAAESPETAALMGVRLGRVSLGAWAVAGGLAAVAALFLTVFPTPGLERATSLAALKAFPAAILGGLDSTTGALVGGLVVGVTESLATGYQSELSFLGRGLGDVAPYLVMTVILLIRPAGLFGTKELARV, encoded by the coding sequence ATGAGCACCTTCGTCGAACTCCTCCTCAACGGCATCTCCATGGGGTCGGTCTACGCCCTCATCGCCCTCGGCTTCGTGGTCATCTTCCGGGCCACCGAGGTCGTCAACTTCGCCCACGCCTCGCTGCTCCTCGCGGGCGGGTACTTCACCGCGACGCTCCACGACGACATCGGCTTCTGGCCCGCCCTGCTGGTCGGGATCGCCGGGGCCGCGGTGGTCGGGGCGGCCGTCGAGTTCCTGGTGATGCGCCGCTACCGGGGCCACGACCACAGCGTCCTCGCCATCGTCACGATCGGCGTGGACATCCTGCTCACTACGGAACTGACCCGCCGGATCGGCACCGACGTCCTCCCGCTCGGTGATCCGTGGGGCGACTCGGTGCTCACCGTCGGCCCCATCTCGCTGGCGCACACGCGCATCGCCGCCTTCGTCACCGCGGGCCTGCTCATCACGGTCTTCCTGCTCGCGTTCCGCTACACCTCCTGGGGCGTCGCGATGCGGGCCGCCGCGGAGAGCCCCGAGACGGCCGCGCTGATGGGCGTACGGCTGGGCCGGGTGTCGCTCGGGGCCTGGGCCGTGGCGGGCGGACTCGCCGCCGTCGCCGCCCTGTTCCTGACGGTCTTCCCCACGCCGGGCCTGGAGAGGGCCACCTCGCTCGCCGCCCTCAAGGCCTTCCCCGCCGCGATCCTCGGCGGCCTGGACTCCACGACCGGAGCGCTCGTCGGCGGCCTGGTCGTCGGCGTCACGGAATCCCTGGCGACCGGCTACCAGAGCGAACTGAGCTTCCTGGGCCGGGGTCTGGGCGACGTCGCCCCCTACCTCGTGATGACCGTGATCCTGCTCATCCGGCCCGCCGGGCTGTTCGGCACGAAGGAGCTCGCCCGTGTCTGA
- a CDS encoding ABC transporter substrate-binding protein: protein MNATRTARVTAGALAALLLLSGCSSKVKDDDKKGDTAAGEVKTGEGISGKTITLGALTDMTGVYATLGKSVTQAQQLYVKQLNAGGGVCGYKVELTVRDHGYDPQKAVSGYTELAPKVLGFVQFIGSPFVAAVKPRIDGQDKGLVLPQAWSSSLLGSSYIRVIGSTYDIETINAVDFLMKEKGLKKGDKLGHVYFEGDYGESALTGSEHIAKEAGLTVVEQKIKPTDNDMTAQVAALKKAGVKAIVISAGPRQAASLVGVAAAGGFDVPIIGNNSAFAPQLLATQAGPALEKNYYVASPSLPIGADTPQAQKVVADYKKAYPKDSLDNGVVAGWTAAATFGEALKKACASKDLTREGVDKAVLTIDALDAGFGTAQNFTDPKAASSKESVILQPDKSVTGGMKVVREPEVSTVAEAYTVTP, encoded by the coding sequence ATGAACGCGACCCGTACGGCCAGGGTGACCGCGGGCGCCCTCGCAGCGCTGCTGCTGCTGTCCGGCTGCAGCTCGAAGGTCAAGGACGACGACAAGAAGGGCGACACGGCCGCGGGGGAGGTGAAGACCGGTGAGGGCATCTCCGGCAAGACCATCACGCTGGGCGCCCTCACCGACATGACGGGGGTGTACGCGACCCTCGGCAAGAGCGTCACACAGGCCCAGCAGCTCTATGTGAAGCAGCTGAACGCCGGCGGGGGAGTGTGCGGCTACAAGGTCGAGCTGACCGTCCGCGACCACGGCTACGACCCGCAGAAGGCCGTCTCCGGGTACACGGAGCTGGCGCCCAAGGTGCTGGGATTCGTCCAGTTCATCGGTTCGCCGTTCGTCGCCGCGGTCAAGCCGCGCATCGACGGCCAGGACAAGGGCCTGGTCCTGCCGCAGGCCTGGTCGTCCTCGCTGCTCGGCAGCTCCTACATCCGGGTCATCGGGTCCACGTACGACATCGAGACGATCAACGCCGTCGACTTCCTGATGAAGGAGAAGGGCCTCAAGAAGGGCGACAAGCTCGGGCACGTCTACTTCGAGGGCGACTACGGCGAGAGCGCGCTGACCGGCTCCGAGCACATCGCGAAGGAGGCGGGCCTGACCGTCGTCGAACAGAAGATCAAACCGACCGACAACGACATGACCGCGCAGGTCGCCGCCCTGAAGAAGGCCGGCGTCAAGGCGATCGTGATCAGCGCGGGTCCGCGCCAGGCGGCCTCCCTGGTCGGCGTCGCCGCGGCCGGTGGCTTCGACGTCCCGATCATCGGCAACAACTCGGCCTTCGCCCCGCAGCTCCTCGCCACCCAGGCGGGCCCGGCACTGGAGAAGAACTACTACGTGGCCTCGCCCTCGCTGCCCATCGGCGCGGACACCCCGCAGGCCCAGAAGGTGGTGGCCGACTACAAGAAGGCGTACCCGAAGGACTCCCTCGACAACGGCGTGGTGGCCGGCTGGACGGCCGCCGCCACGTTCGGCGAGGCGCTGAAGAAGGCCTGCGCGAGCAAGGACCTGACCCGCGAGGGCGTGGACAAGGCCGTGCTCACCATCGACGCCCTGGACGCGGGCTTCGGCACGGCGCAGAACTTCACCGATCCCAAGGCCGCCTCCTCCAAGGAGAGCGTCATCCTGCAGCCCGACAAGTCGGTGACGGGCGGCATGAAGGTGGTCCGGGAACCGGAGGTCTCCACGGTGGCGGAGGCGTACACAGTGACCCCGTAG
- a CDS encoding CoA ester lyase yields MTSPAPQVDRLRPRRSCLAVPGSNPRFLEKAQGLPADQVFLDLEDACAPLAKPEARHTIVKFLNEGDWTGKTRVVRVNDWTTEWTYRDVVTVVEGAGPNLDCIMLPKVQDAQQVVALDLLLTQIEKTMGFEVGRIGIEAQIENARGLNNVNEIAAASRRVETIIFGPADFMASINMKSLVVGEQPPGYPADAYHYILMKILMAARANDLQAIDGPYLQIRNVEGYREVAGRAAALGFDGKWVLHPGQVEASNEIFSPSQEDFDHAELILDAYEYCTSEAGGRKGSAMLGDEMIDEASRKMALVISGKGRAAGMRRTSKFEVPEA; encoded by the coding sequence ATGACCAGCCCCGCCCCCCAGGTCGACCGCCTGCGTCCGCGGCGTTCCTGCCTGGCCGTGCCCGGTTCGAACCCCCGCTTCCTGGAGAAGGCCCAGGGCCTGCCCGCCGACCAGGTCTTCCTGGACCTGGAGGACGCGTGCGCGCCGCTCGCCAAGCCGGAGGCGCGGCACACCATCGTCAAGTTCCTCAACGAGGGCGACTGGACGGGCAAGACGCGGGTCGTGCGGGTGAACGACTGGACGACCGAGTGGACGTACCGCGACGTCGTGACGGTCGTCGAGGGCGCGGGGCCGAACCTGGACTGCATCATGCTGCCGAAGGTCCAGGACGCCCAGCAGGTGGTGGCCCTCGACCTGCTGCTGACGCAGATCGAGAAGACGATGGGTTTCGAGGTCGGCAGGATCGGCATCGAGGCGCAGATCGAGAACGCCAGGGGCCTGAACAACGTCAACGAGATCGCGGCGGCCTCCCGGCGCGTCGAGACGATCATCTTCGGCCCGGCCGACTTCATGGCGTCGATCAACATGAAGTCGCTGGTCGTGGGCGAGCAGCCGCCCGGCTACCCGGCGGACGCCTACCACTACATCCTGATGAAGATCCTGATGGCCGCCCGCGCCAACGACCTCCAGGCGATCGACGGCCCCTACCTGCAGATCCGCAACGTCGAGGGCTACCGCGAGGTCGCCGGGCGGGCCGCCGCCCTCGGCTTCGACGGCAAGTGGGTGCTGCACCCCGGTCAGGTCGAGGCGTCGAACGAGATCTTCTCGCCCTCCCAGGAGGACTTCGACCACGCCGAGCTGATCCTGGACGCGTACGAGTACTGCACGTCGGAGGCGGGCGGCCGGAAGGGTTCCGCGATGCTCGGCGACGAGATGATCGACGAGGCCAGCCGCAAGATGGCCCTGGTGATCTCCGGCAAGGGCCGGGCCGCCGGCATGCGGCGCACCTCGAAGTTCGAAGTCCCGGAGGCCTGA